CCAATATTCTGGCACTGATCGTGATGGCGATCATCGCCGGTGTGGCGATTGGCCAGTCGGATCAGGCCGGTAAACGCATTGCGTCGCTGCTGGAAGACGCCAATACCGTGATCATGAAGATCGTTTCGATCATTATGAAGGTCGCGCCGATTGGTCTGGGCTGCTACTTCGCCGCCACCATGGCCAGTCAGGACTCTGCACTACTGTTAACCTTTGCCCGTGCCATCGGCCTGTTTATGGTTGCCACGCTGGTCTATTTTGTTTTTGGCTCGATTCTCTATTCGTATATTGGCGGCGGTATTCCGGCGGTCAAAGCCTTCTGGCGTAACGCGATTGAACCGTCTGCAACTGCGCTGGGGACCTGCTCTTCGCTGGGGACGCTCCCGGTGACGCTGCGTGCCGGTAAGGCGATGGGGATTAACCCGGAAATCGTTGATGTTTCCATTCCACTGCTGGTTAACCTGAACAAAGGCGGTGTGGCGATGATTGCCGCGCTGAAAATCGTCTTTATCTATTCCGTGCTGGGCATGGAATTCACCACCGAAACCTTCTTCCTGACGATGCTGATTGCGGTGCTCTCCGCCATTATCGTTGGTGGCGTGCCGGGCGGGGCGTTCCTCGGTGAAATCTTTATCGTCACCACGCTGGGCCTGCCGATGGAGGCAATCCCGATGCTGGTGGTGCTGGGCACCATTACCGATGCGCCGGCCACACTGATTAACGTTATCCATGATTTGAATGCGGCGCAGATTGTTGAACGGTTCGCTGGAAAAAAGCAGACCAACACTGAAATAAACTCTACTGCTGCGGTGGTATAGGTTTCACACGGATTAAGAACAGGAGATGTTATGAAAGACGCAATGAAGCTTGAGACGCAACTGGTTGTTGCTGGTCGTGACAAACGCTACACCCAGGGAGCGGTGAATCCGGTTATCCAACGTGCCTCTTCACTGGTATTTGATACCGTGAAGGACAAGAAATTTGCCACCGCCAATCGCGCAAACGGTGAGCTGTTTTACGGTCGTCGCGGAACCTATACCCACTTTGCCTTCCAGAAGGCAATGAGCGAACTGGAAGGCGGCGTTGGCTGCGCGCTGTACCCATGTGGTGCTGCGGCGGTGACCAATGCGATTCTGGCGTTTGTTCAGGGTGGCGATCATATCCTGATGACCGGCGCGGCCTACGAGCCAACCCAGGATTTTTGCAATAAGATCCTGAGTAAATTCAATGTTGAAACAACGTATTACGATCCGCTGATTGGTGCAGGTATCGTCGATCTTCTGCGTCCGGAAACGAAGGTTGTATTCCTTGAGTCACCAAGTTCTATCACTATGGAAGTCCAGGACGTGCCGGGGATGGTGAAGGCTATCCGCGCGGTGAATCCGGAGATTGTCATTATGATCGACAACACCTGGGCGGCGGGTGTGCTGTTCAAAGCGCTGGATTATGGCGTGGATATTTCCATTCAGGCGGGAACGAAGTACACCATCGGTCATTCGGACGGCATGCTGGGCACGGCGGTGTCTAACGCCCGTTGTTGGGATCGTCTGCGCGAGAACTCCTATCTGATGGGGCAAACGCTGGATGCCGATACCGCCTACAACGGCAGCCGCGGATTGCGTACCCTGGCGGTACGCCTTAAGCAGCATCAGGAGAGCAGTATCCATATTGCTCGCTGGCTGTCGGCAAGACCGGAAGTGGCGCGGGTGAACCATCCGGCGTTACCGGAATGTCCGGGCCATGAGTATTTTCAGCGTGATTTTACCGGAAGCTCAGGCCTGTTCTCATTTGTGCTGAAAAAGAGACTGACCGACGAACAGATGGCGAATTTCCTCGATAATTTCTCGCTGTTCCATATGGCCTATTCGTGGGGTGGATTTGAGTCGCTCATTCTGGCGAACCAGCCGGAAGAGCTGAACAGCATTCGCCCGGCTGGAGAGGTGGATTTCAGCGGCACGCTGGTCAGGGTGCATATTGGCCTGGAGGATATTGGCGACCTGATTGCCGATCTCGAAGCGGGATTTGCACGCATTGCGTAAGGTGATGTGAGCGTAGCCGGATGCGGCGCAAGCGCCTTATCCGGCCTACATAGTTGTCGTAGGCCGGATAAGCGGGCAGGTTAGTTTTCAGTGACTAACGTCGTTGCCTCATGTTGGCGTACCCGTTTGAGTAAGCCTGCCAGAGTGAACACGACAGCGAGCCCCGCCACAACCGCCAGCAGATGAAACGAAATCCTGCCGCCGTTAAACCATAACCAACGCCCAATTTCGACAGAAACCGCCATCACCGTCAGGATCACCATATTCAGCGATGCCGAGACCGTTCCTTTAGGTAAGTTGTTGGAAAAAAGTGTAAAGCGGAACAGCGTCGGGAAGATCATCCCAATACCAAACGCATACAGGCTGGTTCCCAGCACCGACCACAGCCAGACGTGCGGCCACAGCAAATTGCCCGCGATCAGCACCGCTAACCCGCTCAGTTGAACAGGCACGGCGCGCCAGATAAAACTGGGTTGGGTTGGATCCTTCACAAAACGCACCACCACCATATTGGCGACGATCACTGCACCAAACACCGGGGCCTGTGCCCAGGCAAACTGCGATGTAGTCATGCCGCCCGCATCAATCAGGATCACCGGCGAGACTGCCACCCAGCTCATCATCGGGATATAGCTTAGCGATAGCGTGGCTGCGCCAAACAGGAATACCCGGTTGCGGAAAACGTCGCGGAAATCACGCAGTACGCCGCGTGCGCTGAACGGCACCGCGCCGCGCTGGACGGTTTCCGGCATGGCTAACGCTAGCCCAATCAGGGCGATAAGCCCCATGACGGCGATAATGGCAAACAGGATCTTCCAGTGTACAAAGTGCATTAGCGCTGCTCCGGAGAGCGGGCCGATAACCGGTGCAACCAAAACAATGGAAGTGATTATCGCCATTAACTTAATGGCCTTCGTTTGCCCAAACGCCTCCTGTACCGTGACATAGCCAACGGTTGCGATAAAGCAAATGCTGGTGCCCTGCACAAATCGGGCGATCAGAAATTGCGTCATTGAAGTAGTAAACAGCGTGGCAGCGCAGGCGAGGGTAAAGATTAACGCCCCCGCAATCAGCACGGGTCGACGGCCAATCCGGTCGGAAAGCGGCCCCAGCAGCCATTGCAGCGCCATGCCGCCTGCCAGATAGAGGCTCACCGCAGCGGGCGCCAGGCTGACGTCGGCGTTGAAATCGCGTACGACATTAATGATGCCGGGCTGAATCAAGTCCGTCGACAGATAGGCGGCGAAATCATACAAAATCAACGCAATAGGAAAAAATAGCGTCGTAGCGCGTTGGGAGAAAAACGCGAGAATCCGTTGCATAAAACAGCTCCTTGTCGGGAGAAAACCCTCAACGGGAATAGCGAAATTCAATACCGTCTTTGAGACGTCAGGCCGATGACAGAATAAAAGCAGACTGCAAATGTACTGAATTTCATGTAATCAAAAACGCTGCCTGCGTGAAGCGCAAACAGGAGAAACGCTCACTAACGCGGGGTCAGAAAACGTAACGATTACAGGTAACAATCAGCACATCGCACCTCAGGAAGAGTAGGTTGAACGGGTAATAACCATCCGCAGTGTAATGCGGATTGGATATTAATTAAACGAGTTTATCCTGTTTATGTGTAGAAAATCGCACCGCAAATCAGACTACGATGCTCTGCAAAAACCGCAGCGCGATAGCACAGCCGAAGATAATCAATACACCGCCAGCTATACGCTCTACCCACAAGATCCCTCTGGTTAACCGCCGCTGGATCTGCGGTAAGCCGATGAACATCACGATCAGCAGATCCCAGCACAGCACCACGCTGGTCATCCAGATCCCGCTCATGGTTTGTTGTAGCAGCGTCACTGACGGGCCGAGCAGGGCGGTCATTAGCGCCAGATAGAACAGTGCATTTTTTGGGTTAAGCAGTGACGAACCCAATCCCAGCAGCAGCTGTTTACCAAATCCTGGACAGGTAGACCGGGCATCTGTTCCGGTCAGAGTTTGCGGGCGACTGCGTATCAGCAGGCTGCCTATCCACAATAAATAGAGCGCGCCCAGCAGCTCAATAATGGTAAACAGCAGGGGAAGCTGGCGCAGGATCCCCCAACCGATAATTGCCAGCAGGATATACAGCCCGTTGCCGATAGCGATCCCCACGCACAGCCCGGTGCTGTCGCGCATCCGGTATCGTACGGCATAACCGACCAGTAAAAAGAAGTCCGGACCGGGGCTGAGTAGTGCGACAAAATGTGCCAGCGCCAGCGCGGGAAAAGCAGACGGAAAAAGTACAGAAAGCAGCGACATAGCGACCTCAGACAATGAATCTGAGATCACCGTACGCCTGACGCAGCGCTAATTATTGTCTGATATTGATCGCCCCAACGCGTACTGGCGCGGTGTGGCGGCGGTGTAGCGAACAAAGGTGCGATGGAAATGGCTCTGGTCGGCAAACCCGCTCTGATAGCCGACATCGGCAATTTCGTCCCCGGCCCGCAGCCGCTGGCGGGCATAGTCAATCCGTATGATGTTCAGATAACTTCCTGGCGTCAGCCCGGTGTCCTGCTTAAAGGTACGGATCAGCGTTTCTTTACGCATGTGACACTCATGTGCCAGCTCATCGAGTGAGGGCGGAGCCTGCAGGTTGGACTGCAACCGTTCGCGCAGATACTGGCTGGCGGCGCTTAGGTTTTCCGGTGCTACCGACTGCAACGGCAGCGAACGTAGCAATGCTTGTGCGGCATCCGTTACCCGCGTCGTTTGCCGTTGCTGCATAAGTGCCACGAGGTTTACATAGTGCTGGAACAATTGCCGATCGCGGATAACGGGATCGCGCGTGCAAAGCCGCTGATTGTTGTTCTGCGCAGGCAGACTAGCAAGACACCATCGGGCATCAAGATAAAGCATGTGATAGCTGCGAAACTGCCCGTTAACGGGGTTGCAGCTGTGGGGTGCCAGTGGCGGGATCACAATCAGATCGCCCACCTGCAGATGGTATTCCTTGCCATCGCACAGGCAGCACGTTTCCCCCTCGAGAATTGCTCCAATCGAGAGCTGAGAGTGGTGATGCCGCTTATAGGCCTGCTGGCTTTGCCAGGTGCTGCGCAGTTCCAGCCACGGGAGCTGTTCATCACGCCAGAACGATTGTGGAATATCCCGGGTGTGCGTCACATCGCGTCCTCCCTGAAAGTAATGATTCGTTATAGCACAGGCCGAGTGGTGAAAAAGTGGGAATGTGCATTGAGATAGCGATTCTGCGTGACGGGTTCCAGACAAATGCAGACGTTACATAGGGACGTTTTCATCCCGGAAATCGTCTCGCAAACAGAGAAAGTTGCAGGTGAGGGTGTGGCTTCCTTATGGGGTTTGTTGAGCAAATTGTTTCCTTGCTACTTACTGGAGTGACTAATGACAGCCAGATAAAGACGCTGTTTAATTATATTTTGCAAACTGGCGATGCACCTCGCTTCAGTGAGTTTATTCGTGGGGTTGCTGAACGTTCACCGCAGCATAAGGAGCATTTGATGACGATCGCGGACAGATTGCATGAGGCTGGATTTCAAAAAGGGTGGCTCGAAGGTCAGCAGGAAGGCGCGCAAAAAGGCAAGCAGGAAGGTCTTATTGAGGGGCAACGTACTGAAGCGTTGCGTATTGCCCGCACCATGCTGGCCGACGGTACTGATCTCAGCACGGTGCAAAAAATTACCCGACTTTCCGTTGACGATATTCAGGGCGTAAGCCATTAAAAATGGCTTAATCCGTGCTATCGCCAGCCCGGTAGCACCGGGCGGTCTGATTTACTCTATCGCCAACTTTACCGCCTCGCCGAGCTTCTGCATCACTTCCCGATGCTTCTCGTTTGGCGGCAACGCGCAGTTGATGCGTACGCAGTTGCGATACTTTCCTGATGCGGAGAACAGCGAACCCGGCGCAACCTGGATTTTGAGGCGACAGAGCTGCTTAGCGACACAGACCATATCGACCTGGTGCGGCAGCTCAACCCACAGCATAAAGCCGCCTTTTGGTCGGGTGACGCAGATCCCGCAGGGGAAGTATTCCCGTACCCAACAGGTGTAGATCTCCATATTGCGCTGGTAGATCTGACGCATACGGCGAACATGCCGATGATAATGCCCCTCGCGCACGAAAGCGGCGGCCGCCAGCTGCGTAGCAGGAACGTTAGTGCCGATGACGGCATATTTCATATGCAGAAATTTATCGTGATAACGACCGGGAATAACCCAACCGACGCGCAACCCCGGCGCCACGGATTTGGTAAATGAACTGCACAGTAGCACCCGACCATCGCTGTCCCAGGAGTGTATTGTGCGCGGACGGGGATATTCCGTGGCAAGCTCTCCGTACACATCATCTTCAAAAATAACAATATCGTGCTGCTGGGCGAGGGCGAGCACCGCCCGTTTACGCGCATCCGGCATAATAAATCCGAGGGGATTATTGCAGTTAGGAACCAGAATCACCCCTTTAATCGGCCACTGATCCAGCGCCAGTTCCAGCGCTTCAATGCTGATCCCTGTATCCGGATCGGTTGGGATCTCTATAACTTTGATCCCTAATCCGCGTAGCAGCTGCATCGTGCCGTAATAGGCGGGCGATTCTACGGCGACGATATCCCCTGGCTGGCAGACTGCCAGCAGCGCCAGTGACATCCCGCTCTGACTCCCGCTGGTGATCACAATATCATCCGCATTGATGACCGAACCTCCGTCCAGCATGAGCCGGGCAATCTGTTGACGCAATTCGCGACAGCCTGGTAATTCATCGTAGCCCAGAACCGCCTTGAGATTATGCTGCGCCACGCGACTTAGCTCGCGCCAGAGCGGCTTCAGGCTGGGTTGATTGATATCGGGCACGCCACTGCTAAAAGGGATTATCGATTTGTCTGCATGACCTGCAAGCATGTCCAGCACCTGATCCCACTGGGTTATCTCGACTGGACGTTGGACCGGGCGCGACATCAGCGGCACCGGCGGCTGTGCTTTTTGTGGTGCGACAAAATAACCGGAACGCGGCTGCGGCGTGATCAGCCGTAGTTGTTCCAGCGTCTGATATGCCTGCTGGACGGTGCTGATGCTGACCCCGTGCTCCTGGCTCAGGCTGCGTACCGAAGGCAGTTTTTCGCCATGGCGATACAGACCTTGCTCAATGCGTTCGGCCAGCAGATTGGCCAGATGTTGGTAACGCGTCATGCTGTATCCCTCATGGGTACCATACAGATTAACAAACCGGTACAGATTGGCGTGAAAAAAGCGATGCAGAACTCTTTTTAACCAATCTGTATGTTAAATAAAAGTACTTTGTGAGTCTGTATTGTTTTGGGCCAAATCCGTGAAGATAAAGCCTCTGGCAAGGCGGGGAGGCAAGGTATGGAATTTCACGAGAATAAAGCAAAACAGCCGTTTATTGGGTTTGTACTGATCTGGCGGGCATACAAGGCGTGGCGGCTGCGAGCGCAAACGCGGCGCCTGTTGCAACAGATGAGCGACGAGCGGCTGCGGGACGTCGGACTGCGACGCGATCAGGTGGAGTGATTTTCTTTCATCGACAGAGGCTGGGGTTATCGCCCGGCCTCTTTTGTATTCATGAGATTTATCAATTCATGCTTCTGAATGCAGTGTTTCTTGATACTTACCCTGATAAGTATTATTTTCTTCTCAGCGATGAGGGGAAGGATACATGACTGAAGATGAACTGTTTGCCCGCCGCCCGATGGGGATGCGCATGGCAATGGTGGTGCGCCAGTGGCGGGCCATTATTGATGCAGCCATTACCGACACTGGCCTGACGCAGTCAAGCTGGACGGTACTGATGCAGCTGTATCAACTGGGAGACAACGTCTCGGTCAGTGAACTGGCGGAGGTGCAGGGTATTGAACTGCCGCCGCTGATGCGCACCCTCTCACAGCTGGAAAAACACGGCTATCTGCTGCGTTCCACATCGCCTTATGACAAACGCATTCGCCTGCTCACGCTGACCGAGCAAGGCCGCGCAAGGCTGGAAGAACTAAACCGGGTGATTGAGAACTACCAACATCGTGTCACGTGTACCATCCCCGAAGCGGAGCTTGCCGCCTTTAGCTCGACCTTAAATCAACTCGCCTGCAATTTGCGGACAATCCGCGAAGAAGACAATCAACACTAAAAAACTATGATGACCCCAGAACAAAAATTTGCCCGTTGGGTAAGGGTGAGTATTGCCGCTTTCCTGGTAATATTCGCCTGGTTTATCGTTGCCGATATCTGGATCCCGCTAACACCGGACTCTACGGTGATGCGTGTAGTAACGCCTGTTTCCTCACGCGTATCCGGCTACGTCTCGCAGGTGCATGTGCATAACAATAGCCAGGTGAAAAAGGGCGATTTGCTGTACGAACTGGATCCGACGCCGTTTATCAATAAGGTCGAGGCTGCGCAAATCGCCCTTGAGCAGGCAAAGCTGAGCAACCAACAGCTGGATGCGCAGATCGCCTCTGTGCGTGCCAACCTGCGCACCGCGCAATTCAACGCCCGGAACGACAAGACCACCTTTGACCGCTATCAGCGCCTGAGCGCCATGCAGAACGTGTCGCAAGCCGATCTCGACAAGGTGCGCACCGCCTGGCAAACCAGCGAGCAGTCGGTGTCGGCGCTCAATGCCAGTATTCAGAACCTGCTGATCCAACGGGGCGAGCGCGATGAAAACCGCAACGTGACGCTGCAAAAATACCGTAACGCGCTGGAAGAGGCGCAACTGAACCTCGGCTGGAGCAAAGTGTATGCACAGACCGACGGCACGGTGAGCAATCTCCAGCTTAGTCCCGGACTTTATGCCACTGCCGCCACGCCATTGCTGGCGCTGGTCAGCCACCAGACCGATATCGTGGCCGACTTTCGCGAGAAAAGCCTGCGCCACACCCGGGTGGATACCGATGCCGCCGTAGTGTTCGACGCCATGCCGGGCAAGGTTTTCTCTGCTCGCGTTACCAGCAGCGATGCCGGTATTCTGGCAGGTCAGGAGCAGGTTAACGGCCAGCTGTCGCAACCGGAACAGTCTACCCGCTGGGTGCGCGATGCCCAGCGTATGCGTATTCACGTCGCGCTGAACGAACCGCTCGACACGCCGTTGCCGACCGGGGCACGCGCCACAGTGCAGTTGTATAACAGCGAAGGGATGTTCGCCCGCACCTTTGCCGGAGCGCAGATCCATCTCGTTAGCTGGCTGCATTATGTCTATTAACACCCTGGCTCACGTCTTTACGCCGCACGGGAATATTGTCTACACCGCCAATGATTTTCGCCAGACCCTGCGTATCTCGGTTGCCGGGACAATCGCGCTGAGTATCTCGACCTTTTATAACGTGCAGTACGGCGTGTTCTTTGTGGTTTATCCGCTGATGCTGCTGTCGCTGGTACCGGTGTTCAACCGCCATGTGGCCAAACAGTTTGTGTTCAGCGCGGCGGTGAATTGCGTCGAAATGGTGCTGATTGTCGGCTATCTCTCACAATGGCCGCTGATTATGACGCTGGTGGTATTTGGCCTGTACGTGATGCGTTTTCGTTTGATGAGCAAAGGACCGCTGTTTCTGTTCGGCTCAATGGGCGTGGTGTGCCAGAGCACGATGCTCAATTTTATGAGCTATCCCACCACCAACTGGCATACGCTGATGTTCTCCAATATGGAAGCCTGCGTCATGGCGGTGGCGCTAAGCGCGTTGCTGCATTATCTGATCCCGGACGTGGAACCCCGCCAGCCGCCGCCGCGCATTGAGAAAGATGACGCCCGGGTTCGCCACGAGTCGCTGCTTTCTGGTTCGGTGGCGACAATGATTTTTGTGGTCTTTCAGATTTGCGACTTGAGCGATTCGCTGTCGGCGCTGATGGCGGGCATTTTGATCCTGTTTCCGATGCATTATCGCGGCGCGGTGTTGAGCTCTCTCTGGCGCGTGGTCGGCGTGGTGCTGGCCTGCCTGTATATTCTGCTGGTGCAACTGCTTATCTATGATTTCAGCAACCATATGCTGTTGATGATGCCGCTGATTGGCCTTGGACTGGCGTTCAGCGCCCGCCTGCACGTGATGGAAAAAGTCGGTGCGGGCGTGGGTTTTGCCAGTATCACCACCATCGGCATTATGTTCGGCCAGAACCTGCATCCGGATCAGGACCTGGTGTTCAGCGATCTCTATCGCATCACTTCCGTTACCGTCGCGCTGCTGGCCACGTTAACGATGGTATTTCTGGTGCACCGCGTTTTGAACTGCTTTGCGGCGACACGATTTGTGATCACCGAGTGAGTGGGGGGCCAGTGCCGGATGGCGGCTGCGCCTTATCCGACCTACAGAAGAAGGTTTGTAGGCCCGGTAAGCGCAGCGCGCGGGGATTATCCCTGTCTGCGTGTCTTGGCTGAAATTACGTCGATAAACTCCTGCACCTGCTGTTGCTTACGCGCGGACAGCTTGCACACCCGACGCAGCGACTGTAATAACGCCGGTTCTTCCGGCTCCGGCAGTTTTGCCGTCAGCACAATGCAGCCTGGCATCACTCTGACATCGAATGGGGTTCCAGTGGTAAAACCGGCGGCGGCCAGCCACTGGCCTTTCATAATAATTGCCGGAACATGCGTGTAATCCGGATAACGACTCGCATAGCTGACGGTACCCAGACGATTATTTGCCGGGGAGACTTCTGGATCGGTGAATTCTGCAATAGAATGCGGGGTAGTCATGATTGCTATTCCTTCGAAATAGGGATTGTGATTAGCGAGGCGCTCGTGTTGCAGCACGGGCGTCTTGCGATAAATACCTGGATATATCATCAGGGAATAGAAGGAAAGTCCAGCTGAAAATGAATGAAAATAACGGCGTGGATGCGGGGATGGATTATTTCTGGTGATGGGAATAAAGCGGCTATTTAGCCGCTTTATTGATTTCTGTGAGCGGGTTAATTTATGGCGGCGTCGGTGAGGGCGTCGGCCAGGTGGAGCTGGGTTTGTTGGGCGGATTGGAGCGAGATTTTTAGGTTTTCACAGATAAAAATATATTCTCTTATTTTTGACAAGATCAAATTTTGTTGATTAAGAGGTGGTAATGGAATTGTTATACCTCTGATCTTACCTACACTGAGATTATATAAACCGCTGGTGGTAACAGCGAGCCGTTGCATTTCTTTAATACCAGATGGAGAGTTTAGGTATAATGCAATAAATTCTTGATGTCCGTCCATTATTCCTCGAACTCTTATCAAATGATTTTGATAAACACATTTTTCTATTGGAGCCAGCCAAATAGCACAACGACCAATTTCATCAGCACTACCATTACCTTCAACAATTAGAATGTCATTTTTTTTCAACGAC
This window of the Citrobacter freundii ATCC 8090 = MTCC 1658 = NBRC 12681 genome carries:
- the symE gene encoding endoribonuclease SymE, which gives rise to MTTPHSIAEFTDPEVSPANNRLGTVSYASRYPDYTHVPAIIMKGQWLAAAGFTTGTPFDVRVMPGCIVLTAKLPEPEEPALLQSLRRVCKLSARKQQQVQEFIDVISAKTRRQG
- the metC gene encoding cystathionine beta-lyase codes for the protein MKDAMKLETQLVVAGRDKRYTQGAVNPVIQRASSLVFDTVKDKKFATANRANGELFYGRRGTYTHFAFQKAMSELEGGVGCALYPCGAAAVTNAILAFVQGGDHILMTGAAYEPTQDFCNKILSKFNVETTYYDPLIGAGIVDLLRPETKVVFLESPSSITMEVQDVPGMVKAIRAVNPEIVIMIDNTWAAGVLFKALDYGVDISIQAGTKYTIGHSDGMLGTAVSNARCWDRLRENSYLMGQTLDADTAYNGSRGLRTLAVRLKQHQESSIHIARWLSARPEVARVNHPALPECPGHEYFQRDFTGSSGLFSFVLKKRLTDEQMANFLDNFSLFHMAYSWGGFESLILANQPEELNSIRPAGEVDFSGTLVRVHIGLEDIGDLIADLEAGFARIA
- a CDS encoding HlyD family secretion protein → MMTPEQKFARWVRVSIAAFLVIFAWFIVADIWIPLTPDSTVMRVVTPVSSRVSGYVSQVHVHNNSQVKKGDLLYELDPTPFINKVEAAQIALEQAKLSNQQLDAQIASVRANLRTAQFNARNDKTTFDRYQRLSAMQNVSQADLDKVRTAWQTSEQSVSALNASIQNLLIQRGERDENRNVTLQKYRNALEEAQLNLGWSKVYAQTDGTVSNLQLSPGLYATAATPLLALVSHQTDIVADFREKSLRHTRVDTDAAVVFDAMPGKVFSARVTSSDAGILAGQEQVNGQLSQPEQSTRWVRDAQRMRIHVALNEPLDTPLPTGARATVQLYNSEGMFARTFAGAQIHLVSWLHYVY
- a CDS encoding dicarboxylate/amino acid:cation symporter, which gives rise to MWSRLEPYRSSIILLVALVIGGLLGIYAPSFASKLQPIGQIFLNLLFMIIVPLVGISVMSSIASMTDLKRLGRIMAIIFIVSIAMAFIPAAGIVALALWYNPAQGVTIDLSQSVQAGSGKMDFVSMITTSDFIGLFSKSNILALIVMAIIAGVAIGQSDQAGKRIASLLEDANTVIMKIVSIIMKVAPIGLGCYFAATMASQDSALLLTFARAIGLFMVATLVYFVFGSILYSYIGGGIPAVKAFWRNAIEPSATALGTCSSLGTLPVTLRAGKAMGINPEIVDVSIPLLVNLNKGGVAMIAALKIVFIYSVLGMEFTTETFFLTMLIAVLSAIIVGGVPGGAFLGEIFIVTTLGLPMEAIPMLVVLGTITDAPATLINVIHDLNAAQIVERFAGKKQTNTEINSTAAVV
- a CDS encoding helix-turn-helix domain-containing protein, which codes for MTHTRDIPQSFWRDEQLPWLELRSTWQSQQAYKRHHHSQLSIGAILEGETCCLCDGKEYHLQVGDLIVIPPLAPHSCNPVNGQFRSYHMLYLDARWCLASLPAQNNNQRLCTRDPVIRDRQLFQHYVNLVALMQQRQTTRVTDAAQALLRSLPLQSVAPENLSAASQYLRERLQSNLQAPPSLDELAHECHMRKETLIRTFKQDTGLTPGSYLNIIRIDYARQRLRAGDEIADVGYQSGFADQSHFHRTFVRYTAATPRQYALGRSISDNN
- a CDS encoding PLP-dependent aminotransferase family protein; its protein translation is MTRYQHLANLLAERIEQGLYRHGEKLPSVRSLSQEHGVSISTVQQAYQTLEQLRLITPQPRSGYFVAPQKAQPPVPLMSRPVQRPVEITQWDQVLDMLAGHADKSIIPFSSGVPDINQPSLKPLWRELSRVAQHNLKAVLGYDELPGCRELRQQIARLMLDGGSVINADDIVITSGSQSGMSLALLAVCQPGDIVAVESPAYYGTMQLLRGLGIKVIEIPTDPDTGISIEALELALDQWPIKGVILVPNCNNPLGFIMPDARKRAVLALAQQHDIVIFEDDVYGELATEYPRPRTIHSWDSDGRVLLCSSFTKSVAPGLRVGWVIPGRYHDKFLHMKYAVIGTNVPATQLAAAAFVREGHYHRHVRRMRQIYQRNMEIYTCWVREYFPCGICVTRPKGGFMLWVELPHQVDMVCVAKQLCRLKIQVAPGSLFSASGKYRNCVRINCALPPNEKHREVMQKLGEAVKLAIE
- the mdtM gene encoding multidrug efflux MFS transporter MdtM — protein: MQRILAFFSQRATTLFFPIALILYDFAAYLSTDLIQPGIINVVRDFNADVSLAPAAVSLYLAGGMALQWLLGPLSDRIGRRPVLIAGALIFTLACAATLFTTSMTQFLIARFVQGTSICFIATVGYVTVQEAFGQTKAIKLMAIITSIVLVAPVIGPLSGAALMHFVHWKILFAIIAVMGLIALIGLALAMPETVQRGAVPFSARGVLRDFRDVFRNRVFLFGAATLSLSYIPMMSWVAVSPVILIDAGGMTTSQFAWAQAPVFGAVIVANMVVVRFVKDPTQPSFIWRAVPVQLSGLAVLIAGNLLWPHVWLWSVLGTSLYAFGIGMIFPTLFRFTLFSNNLPKGTVSASLNMVILTVMAVSVEIGRWLWFNGGRISFHLLAVVAGLAVVFTLAGLLKRVRQHEATTLVTEN
- a CDS encoding DUF2955 domain-containing protein, which codes for MSINTLAHVFTPHGNIVYTANDFRQTLRISVAGTIALSISTFYNVQYGVFFVVYPLMLLSLVPVFNRHVAKQFVFSAAVNCVEMVLIVGYLSQWPLIMTLVVFGLYVMRFRLMSKGPLFLFGSMGVVCQSTMLNFMSYPTTNWHTLMFSNMEACVMAVALSALLHYLIPDVEPRQPPPRIEKDDARVRHESLLSGSVATMIFVVFQICDLSDSLSALMAGILILFPMHYRGAVLSSLWRVVGVVLACLYILLVQLLIYDFSNHMLLMMPLIGLGLAFSARLHVMEKVGAGVGFASITTIGIMFGQNLHPDQDLVFSDLYRITSVTVALLATLTMVFLVHRVLNCFAATRFVITE
- a CDS encoding MarR family winged helix-turn-helix transcriptional regulator — translated: MTEDELFARRPMGMRMAMVVRQWRAIIDAAITDTGLTQSSWTVLMQLYQLGDNVSVSELAEVQGIELPPLMRTLSQLEKHGYLLRSTSPYDKRIRLLTLTEQGRARLEELNRVIENYQHRVTCTIPEAELAAFSSTLNQLACNLRTIREEDNQH
- a CDS encoding LysE family translocator codes for the protein MSLLSVLFPSAFPALALAHFVALLSPGPDFFLLVGYAVRYRMRDSTGLCVGIAIGNGLYILLAIIGWGILRQLPLLFTIIELLGALYLLWIGSLLIRSRPQTLTGTDARSTCPGFGKQLLLGLGSSLLNPKNALFYLALMTALLGPSVTLLQQTMSGIWMTSVVLCWDLLIVMFIGLPQIQRRLTRGILWVERIAGGVLIIFGCAIALRFLQSIVV
- a CDS encoding DUF1127 domain-containing protein, which codes for MEFHENKAKQPFIGFVLIWRAYKAWRLRAQTRRLLQQMSDERLRDVGLRRDQVE